The genome window TTAGCTGTTGCGACAGCTCCAGCTGGATTCTGTCATGTAAGAAGTTCTATGATCGGTACATTATTAGATGACATAGCTTCAGGTATGTCAGTTGAATCGGTTGCTCGCCGTTTTGCTGAGAAGATGAATCCAGCGAATTACATGCGCTCACAAGCTGCGCCAACACAAAATGCTATTGTAGAAGCAGAAAAAATTGTTGAAAAATTAGGAATCGCCAATTCTTTGCTAAGAAGATATGCTACTTTTGAAGAGATTCCGTCATTTTTGTGGGAAAATCATTCTGAGCCTAAAGTTGTTGAACAAAAAAAGGGCGTATTTTCAAGTATTATTCCTAAGAAAAAAGCCACATCAAAAGTATCTCTTCCGAGTACAGTAATGACATGGGATAAATTCCAACGAACAACACTACCAACAGCCGAAAATATTGAAGTATTGATTGATAATCCTAGCCGTTTAATGGCATTAGTTACTGCGTCCGATGAAACAGCGCCAAATATTTTACATTGGAACAATTCTTTTAGTTGGTATTATCACGGAGGAATAGATGGCGAAATTAAAAGAAGAGTAGAAAGTGCGGGCGGAAGATATGAAAATAATGAAATACGAGCTTCATTAATATGGGAAGGCTACACAGACTTAGATTTACATTGTATAACACCAAAAGGGGAACACGTCTACTATGGAGATAAAAGTGACAGATTTGGTGGCTGGTTAGATATCGATATGAATGGAGGGAGGCATAGAAACCCTTCCCCTGTTGAAAATATCAGATGGAGTGAAAATGCCCCAGTCGGACATTATAGATTTTATGTTCATAACTATTGTGAAAGAGGACAAGGAAGCACGCCATTCAAAATGGAACTAGAAGTAAACGGAAAAACATTCTCATATGTTGGAGTTGCTGGTGGGGAAGGTTTTGTAACTGATGTATTCGAATTTGATTATGTTAAAGGGCAACAGCCGAATATCAGTAGCCATTCATACGCTAGTGATGATTCATGGAGTGTTCAAGTAAATAATTTTGTAAGGGTAAATGGTATTACAACTTCACCAAATTTATGGGGTGAAGAGTCGGTCCCTCATTCTGGAAGTCACATTTTCTTTATATTGGATGGAGTAAAGGACTCTTCGGAAGGGAAAGGCAGAGGATTCTTCAATGAAACGCTTAAATCGGAATTAAGACAAATCAGAAAAACGTTAGAAGCCTATACTGCTAGTACACCAATTGAAGGTGCCAATAATGCAACAGCTTGTGGTGTGGGATATTCGAAAGATCATGATTGGAATCTAACGGTTAAAGTAACAACAAATAATTCTACTAGAGTCATTAAGATTGATAGATGGGATTAAAAGGAGCGAAGTTCTTCCGCTCTAACAAAAATGTTAGAAGTACGTTAAAAATGGCTCCTGGTCAAAAATTTCGACCAGGAGTTTACCTCTTCATACAAAAACTATCTTAATGGATTTTTATTTTGTTGTAGCATTAGCTAAATAAATAACTTCATGCATATCCTACTTATTTTAGTGTTTATTTTGATGAATTTGCTTCTGTAAAACTCTAAGTCCTACAAAAAATATGATTGCTCCAAAAAGTTTATAAAGAATATTTCTTTCTAAAAAGGTATCACTTGTGATGCTCATCAACAAACTGCCAAATAAAATAATTAAAACACCGAGAATGCCTATTAAATACCTCATGCATCTGCCTCCTAACTGAAAATAAAAGCTGAACATGTAAATGAGTTGCTAGTCTATAGGGTAAGAAGGTTTGCTACATAAAGCTTCTTGTCATACTAATTGTGAAATCTCATGGTCATTGATTATATAAGGTACTACTTCCGGCTCAACCCAAATGCGTGAAATCGTTTCATACTCTCGAAGAAATGGGAGACACTCTTGAATTTCCATGCGATAAAACATTTGATAACCGATTAAAGGGTACTTACCACCAGCATTAAATAAAGGATTGTCTTCATGATTGACTTCAATTGCTCCGATATACTTGATATGTCCCTTTACATAACCTTCTTCAAATGCCTTTCTATGCAATGCCTCTTCATTAAAACCTCTGCCATTTACATGGACCAACAAAACATTTCCTTTATAGAAACAAACTCCATGTACACTTGTTACTTCGCTGTAATCGTCAATTTTTTTCTTTGGTAGCCAAGTCAGTTTAACATGATGACCGCTCCAGTTCACATAAAATTGATTGTTCCTCTGCTTCTTTCTCCTTTGTTATTAATTAAGAAAATCATTGTATTTCCATTTTAGTTAATTGCAAGATGCAAGTATAGATGAAATTTCGCTAAACGTTTTGAAACAAAATATTATTCGACGTATTTTTATCAATCAGAGGGTGTATGGCTATTGATTATTCTATAAGGTTTGGAAAAGGCTTATTATATGCTTTTAAAAGAAAATTACAAAAAGAGTCACATCTAACTAGGTGTGGCCTTTTCTTATGCATCTAATAGCTATGACTAGATGCAATGGAGACCGTCTTAAGTCTAATGCCAGGCTATGTTTGACATCAACTTTATGTAACTGAGAGGTGGTACTATGCAATTAACAGATGGTACAAGGATATTTGATTCTGAAGTGATTGATGAAGCCGCAAAAAAATTACAACGGGATGAGCAGGAGCGGGAGATGCTAAATGCTTTTGCTCGCTATGCCTATCTTCGCTACAAGCAAATTAGAAAT of Lysinibacillus agricola contains these proteins:
- a CDS encoding YfaP family protein, with product MKENIEMTNKVYINDNDRYPEFEKNLKSYFDEAISSSNKLFKTNAQGLFDLYLENLPVEAKQHYTCSACIHFIERFGGLVTIDENGIIASAMWDEDVTPPFFKAAVSAMKSVVLNSKVIGVFISDSPILGYPRTGEWNHLSVKVPGEIVNSFRLQTAGQVMAEKLEEFKMLTNALLDYSIETAEQAVVLLQSEALYRSDRVLGVAEWFKTLHEKRNSVGNNNQKTNIVWLAVATAPAGFCHVRSSMIGTLLDDIASGMSVESVARRFAEKMNPANYMRSQAAPTQNAIVEAEKIVEKLGIANSLLRRYATFEEIPSFLWENHSEPKVVEQKKGVFSSIIPKKKATSKVSLPSTVMTWDKFQRTTLPTAENIEVLIDNPSRLMALVTASDETAPNILHWNNSFSWYYHGGIDGEIKRRVESAGGRYENNEIRASLIWEGYTDLDLHCITPKGEHVYYGDKSDRFGGWLDIDMNGGRHRNPSPVENIRWSENAPVGHYRFYVHNYCERGQGSTPFKMELEVNGKTFSYVGVAGGEGFVTDVFEFDYVKGQQPNISSHSYASDDSWSVQVNNFVRVNGITTSPNLWGEESVPHSGSHIFFILDGVKDSSEGKGRGFFNETLKSELRQIRKTLEAYTASTPIEGANNATACGVGYSKDHDWNLTVKVTTNNSTRVIKIDRWD
- a CDS encoding DNA mismatch repair protein MutT, yielding MNWSGHHVKLTWLPKKKIDDYSEVTSVHGVCFYKGNVLLVHVNGRGFNEEALHRKAFEEGYVKGHIKYIGAIEVNHEDNPLFNAGGKYPLIGYQMFYRMEIQECLPFLREYETISRIWVEPEVVPYIINDHEISQLV